One part of the Rutidosis leptorrhynchoides isolate AG116_Rl617_1_P2 chromosome 1, CSIRO_AGI_Rlap_v1, whole genome shotgun sequence genome encodes these proteins:
- the LOC139885553 gene encoding uncharacterized protein gives MLTLMGFLSFVDLLCFFFLSGVLCLFAGFNIVKDWYGFPHDDFRLFEICCSIKEGYRQFQPSLSQPAVVPSVHYVATADAAVMRSSQSRSSTNTFVCEYTSSKNT, from the exons ATGCTTACGCTTATGGGTTTTCTTAGTTTTGTAGACTTGCTTTGTTTCTTTTTTCTTTCGGGAGTACTTTGCTTATTTGCAGGTTTCAACATCGTAAAGGATTGGTACGGGTTTCCTCATGATGATTTCAG GTTGTTTGAAATCTGCTGCTCGATTAAAGAG GGCTATCGACAATTTCAGCCATCTCTGTCACAG CCTGCTGTTGTTCCGTCTGTCCATTATGTAGCAACAGCAGATGCTGCCGTTATGCGGTCATCACAGTCCCGATCCAGCACTAATACTTTTGTTTGTGAATACACATCATCAAAAAATACATAA